The following are from one region of the Vanessa atalanta chromosome 5, ilVanAtal1.2, whole genome shotgun sequence genome:
- the LOC125064308 gene encoding elongation of very long chain fatty acids protein 7-like: protein MASTALSLYDNLYHYIENPVVPEIKDYFMTGSPQKLIILLACYLFFCLRLGPWYMKERKPYELRNVIKIYNIFQILVSLYLFYEGTIYLFFTDFNFTCQGIGDLNSPSTSRIAKAVWLYYIVKIIDLMDTVFFVLRKSDRQITSLHVHHHTLMPIVTWIGVTFVPGGQGVIIGYINSLVHAVMYTYYLLAGLGDEYKKFLWWKKYLTMLQLVQFTIVGIHSVNSLFYPCSYPVILKLLTIFYAILFLNMFGNFYYNNYIKSKNDKDIKNVSIGISKANNNALTRN, encoded by the exons ATGGCGAGCACAGCTTTATCTTTGTAcgataatttatatcattatattgaaAACCCAGTCG ttccaGAAATCAAAGACTATTTCATGACTGGTAGCCCGCAGAAACTTATCATATTACTAGCATGCTATCTGTTCTTCTGCTTACGTCTGGGCCCCTGGTATATGAAAGAAAGGAAACCATATGAGTTAAGGAACGTcatcaaaatatacaacatatttcAAATTCTCGTCAgtctctatttattttatgag ggaacgatttacttatttttcacAGATTTCAACTTTACCTGCCAAGGTATAGGTGATTTGAATTCACCGTCCACATCAAGG aTAGCAAAAGCTGTGTGGTTATATTACATTGTGAAAATAATCGATCTCATGGACACGGTATTTTTCGTCCTTCGAAAATCAGACAGACAAATTACGTCACTTCACGTGCATCATCACACACTGATGCCGATTGTTACTTGGATCGGTGTAACATTCGTTCcag GAGGCCAGGGTGTCATCATAGGATATATCAATTCTCTGGTGCATGCTGTTATGTATACTTACTACCTACTCGCCGGTCTAGGAGATGAGTACAAGAAATTTCTCTGGtggaagaaatatttaacaatgcTACAATTg gtaCAGTTCACAATCGTTGGGATTCACAGTGtcaatagtttattttaccCATGCTCCTACCCCGTTATTCTAAAATTACTCACTATATTTTATGCAATTCTGTTCCTAAATATGTTCGGAAATTTTTACTATAACAACTATATAAAGAGCAAGAacgataaagatataaaaaatgtatcaattggAATAAGCAAGGCTAACAATAACGCATTAACAAGAAATTAA